A genomic region of Eucalyptus grandis isolate ANBG69807.140 chromosome 5, ASM1654582v1, whole genome shotgun sequence contains the following coding sequences:
- the LOC104445883 gene encoding LOW QUALITY PROTEIN: G-type lectin S-receptor-like serine/threonine-protein kinase At4g27290 (The sequence of the model RefSeq protein was modified relative to this genomic sequence to represent the inferred CDS: inserted 1 base in 1 codon) — protein sequence MEIPCFSILYFISICMFALEVCKSVDVLRSSEPIRDSDTLVSPGEKFQLGFFSPGNSSNKYLAIRYHNIPEKTIVWVANGDNPVNDSSGVLRIGNEGKLVLVDQAERVLWSSNNMNASSQSVVAQLLDSGNLVLKDDSENVSGNYLWQSFDHPSNTLVAGMKVGWDLRMRLDWHMTSWKSAEDPSTGDFTCGVDLGGIIPQLVIRKGRVKHFRSGPWNGIQLSGVPPTHNLVFIPKFVNNSQEVYYTFNNFNESTITRSVLNASGNHQRYLWSEKTQEWTMIYMWPHDECDVYGNCGPNTMCTISNPQMCSCMIGYQPKSQAEWDTLVWSSGCVSKNPFNCSKGEGFKRLKGVKMPDLLQFTMNTGMSLKECELECFKNCSCRAYANIDATGGGSGCLLWFGDLLDVRKLSVYANQDLYIRVSASDLDSLNSKWKEWVAVAISMAFVVLSVVLYFCIIWKRKKHAQGITFDLPAEDENSLQLLIFDRVTILRATNNFCDSNKLGEGGFGPVYKGQLPNGQEIAVKRLSEDSRQGLNEFKNEVMLIAKLQHRNLVKLXGCCIEEERMLIYEYMPNGSLDSFIFGKTREDSLVWRMRFNIIVGIARGLLYLHRDSRLRIIHRDLKASNVLLDNEMNPKISDFGMARVFGGDLSLVKTKRIVGTYGYMAPEYAIDGLFSTKSDIFSFGVLLLEIISGKRNREFNHPDHCFNLLGHAWMLWLERKASDFIDPQLPNSFDLSEVVKCIHVGLLCVQRCLDDRPNMSTVLMMLDNESASLPMPKQPGFYIERSSENTYVEMSRRDCNSNEITITLLEGR from the exons ATGGAAattccttgtttttccatactgtatttcatttcaatttgtaTGTTTGCACTAGAAGTATGCAAGTCAGTCGATGTGTTGAGATCATCTGAGCCAATTCGTGATAGTGATACTCTAGTGTCGCCAGGAGAAAAGTTTCAGCTAGGTTTCTTCAGCCCTGGAAACTCCAGCAACAAATACCTCGCAATACGGTACCACAACATCCCAGAAAAGACCATTGTTTGGGTGGCAAATGGAGATAATCCGGTGAATGACTCGTCAGGGGTTCTGAGGATAGGTAATGAAGGTAAACTAGTCCTTGTCGACCAAGCAGAAAGAGTCTTGTGGTCGTCGAATAACATGAATGCTTCTTCACAAAGCGTAGTTGCTCAGCTCCTGGATTCTGGAAATCTAGTTTTGAAAGATGACAGTGAAAATGTCTCCGGAAACTATCTTTGGCAGAGTTTCGATCATCCCTCCAACACATTAGTGGCGGGCAtgaaggtcgggtgggacctGAGGATGCGTTTGGACTGGCACATGACATCCTGGAAGAGCGCAGAGGATCCCTCAACTGGAGACTTCACCTGCGGTGTCGATCTTGGAGGAATAATTCCCCAACTAGTCATACGTAAGGGACGTGTCAAACACTTCCGAAGTGGGCCTTGGAATGGAATACAGCTCAGTGGGGTTCCACCCACTCATAATTTGGTATTCATCCCCAAGTTCGTCAACAATTCTCAAGAGGTCTACTACACGTTCAATAATTTCAATGAGTCCACCATCACGAGGTCGGTATTAAACGCTTCAGGGAACCACCAACGGTACCTGTGGAGCGAGAAAACGCAGGAGTGGACCATGATTTATATGTGGCCGCATGATGAATGTGATGTCTACGGGAATTGCGGGCCCAATACCATGTGCACGATCAGTAATCCTCAAATGTGTAGCTGCATGATTGGTTATCAACCGAAGTCACAGGCAGAGTGGGATACACTTGTGTGGAGTAGCGGGTGTGTCAGTAAGAACccatttaattgttctaaaggAGAAGGGTTTAAGAGGCTCAAAGGTGTGAAAATGCCTGATTTGTTGCAGTTCACGATGAACACTGGCATGAGCCTTAAGGAATGTGAATTAGAGTGCTTCAAAAACTGCTCATGCAGGGCCTACGCAAACATAGATGCCACTGGAGGTGGAAGTGGCTGTCTCCTATGGTTCGGAGATCTTCTTGACGTCAGAAAACTCAGCGTATATGCGAATCAAGATCTTTACATTCGCGTTTCAGCCTCAGACCTTG ATTCATTGAACTCCAAGTGGAAAGAATGGGTGGCAGTGGCGATTTCCATGGCATTTGTCGTGCTTTCGGTGGTGCTTTATTTCTGCATTatttggaagaggaaaaaacatgCTCAAG GGATAACATTCGACCTTCCAGCTGAAGATGAGAATAGCTTACAGCTTCTGATCTTTGATAGGGTCACCATTTTACGGGCAACTAACAACTTTTGTGATTCAAATAAGTTAGGAGAAGGTGGTTTTGGCCCCGTATACAAG GGTCAGCTGCCAAATGGGCAAGAAATAGCAGTCAAGAGATTGTCAGAAGACTCTCGGCAAGGTCTCAATGAATTCAAGAATGAGGTCATGTTGATCGCGAAGCTTCAGCACCGAAATCTTGTGAAGC CAGGGTGTTGCATCGAAGAAGAGAGGATGCTAATCTACGAGTACATGCCTAATGGAAGCCTAGACTCTTtcatatttg GTAAAACAAGGGAAGATTCTCTAGTATGGAGAATGCGATTCAACATAATAGTAGGAATTGCGAGGGGCCTCCTTTATCTCCATCGAGATTCGAGATTGAGAATCATACATAGGGATCTTAAAGCAAGCAATGTGTTACTCGACAATGAGATGAACCCTAAAATatcagattttggcatggcTAGAGTCTTCGGCGGAGATCTATCTCTAGTGAAAACTAAGAGGATAGTTGGCACTTA TGGTTACATGGCACCAGAATACGCAATAGATGGGCTTTTCTCGACAAAATCAGACATTTTTAGCTTTGGAGTATTGTTGCTGGAGATAATAAGCGGAAAGAGGAATAGAGAGTTTAATCATCCAGACCATTGCTTCAATCTTCTTGGACAC gCCTGGATGTTGTGGCTTGAAAGGAAGGCGAGCGACTTCATAGATCCACAACTTCCGAATTCTTTCGATCTGTCGGAAGTTGTAAAATGCATACATGTTGGACTATTATGCGTTCAACGGTGTCTTGATGATAGACCAAATATGTCGACTGTGCTTATGATGTTGGACAATGAGAGCGCTTCGCTGCCTATGCCCAAGCAGCCCGGTTTCTACATTGAGAGGAGCTCTGAAAACACATATGTTGAAATGAGTCGAAGAGATTGTAACTCAAATGAGATTACCATAACATTATTAGAAGGTAGATAG
- the LOC108959633 gene encoding S-locus-specific glycoprotein S6-like, with the protein MNTSLQSIVAQLLDSGNLVLKESSKYVSGNYIWQSFDHPSDTLLAGMKFGWYLRMGLDRHGHAKYYRTGPWNGIQFSGILMTPILIFTPKFVDNSQEVYYTFKAFNESTITRLELNSYGNVQSCMSGYQPKSQTEWDTLVWTRGAYANIDAVGGGSGCLLWFGDLLDVRKLSEYANMNCSVFWFACGESRSGFESQSSRNLSFL; encoded by the exons ATGAATACTTCTTTGCAGAGCATAGTTGCTCAGCTCCTGGATTCTGGAAACCTGGTTTTGAAAGAGAGCAGCAAATATGTCTCCGGAAACTATATTTGGCAGAGTTTTGACCATCCCTCCGACACATTATTGGCAGGCATGAAATTCGGGTGGTACCTGAGGATGGGTTTGGACCGGCAC GGACATGCCAAGTACTACCGAACTGGGCCTTGGAACGGAATTCAGTTCAGCGGGATTCTGATGACTCCTATTTTGATATTCACCCCAAAATTCGTCGATAATTCTCAGGAGGTCTACTACACGTTCAAAGCTTTCAATGAATCCACCATCACTAGATTGGAATTAAACAGTTACGGGAACGTCCAAAG TTGCATGAGTGGTTATCAACCGAAGTCACAGACAGAGTGGGATACGCTTGTGTGGACTAGGGG GGCCTATGCGAACATAGATGCCGTGGGAGGTGGAAGTGGCTGTCTCCTGTGGTTTGGAGATCTTCTTGATGTCAGAAAACTCAGTGAATATGCGAACATGAATTGCTCTGTGTTCTGGTTCGCTTGTGGAGAGTCCCGGTCTGGATTTGAGTCTCAGTCGAGCCGGAATCTCTCGTTCCTCTAG